From the Lysinibacillus fusiformis genome, the window TACAACTATTTGCACTGCCTCTTGGAGCACAGTTAACGCCATTAGAATGGGATACTTTTCTCAAAGCACTCCCTTCTGATGTTCAAGGAAAAGTTAAGCAATACAAGCATTGGCAGGATCGTCAAAGAGCCTTGCTAAGTAGCACCCTCATTAGGTGGGCACTCCTTCCCTATATCGATGAAGTCATGCTACACCTAGCTTATGATGAAAATGGCCGCCCATATATTGCAGGACATCCTCATTGGCAGGGCGATTTTAATCTTTCTCATTCTGGTAATTGGATTGTGTTGGCAGTCGCTACTAACGGACGAGTGGGCATTGATGTGGAAGAAATAAAACCTGTGAGTGAAGATATGATGACGTATGCGCTTTCCGAGACGGAGCTTCAATTGGTCTCTCATCAGCCTCTACATGTTTTTTATGAGTTTTGGACATTAAAAGAAGCCCTTTTTAAAACAGGCTTAATGTCGATTACATCACCTCATTTGCTTGATACAATCGACATTAAAAGAACAAGGAAAGATCTTT encodes:
- a CDS encoding 4'-phosphopantetheinyl transferase family protein, encoding MIEQNIQLFALPLGAQLTPLEWDTFLKALPSDVQGKVKQYKHWQDRQRALLSSTLIRWALLPYIDEVMLHLAYDENGRPYIAGHPHWQGDFNLSHSGNWIVLAVATNGRVGIDVEEIKPVSEDMMTYALSETELQLVSHQPLHVFYEFWTLKEALFKTGLMSITSPHLLDTIDIKRTRKDLFTELLYLDQQHPVSICWNHACSNVIITMLNKEQLLQL